In a single window of the Streptomyces cinnabarinus genome:
- a CDS encoding RICIN domain-containing protein — MIQDVRCRRITTTALVLTAALTSVLLPAPGTAAAREAADTVQSFRSRATFACLDDSSEHGLRTTICHNNSHQKWTVHVWADGTRRMRNHATGLCLADYPDGDASTQPCDQGKDESWIVHRFPNGDVELKNQKTGRCLDDSEHGLRTFPCGTHTNPSLYQSWF, encoded by the coding sequence GTGATCCAAGACGTACGGTGCCGCCGCATCACTACGACTGCCCTTGTACTGACCGCCGCGCTCACGTCCGTGCTGCTGCCGGCGCCCGGTACCGCAGCGGCACGCGAAGCCGCGGACACGGTCCAGTCCTTCCGCAGTCGGGCCACGTTCGCCTGCCTCGACGACAGCTCCGAGCACGGACTGAGAACCACCATCTGCCACAACAACAGCCACCAGAAGTGGACCGTACATGTCTGGGCCGACGGCACCCGCCGGATGCGGAACCACGCCACTGGCCTGTGCCTGGCCGACTATCCGGACGGCGACGCGTCCACCCAGCCCTGCGACCAGGGCAAGGACGAAAGCTGGATCGTCCATCGGTTTCCGAACGGGGATGTCGAGCTGAAGAACCAGAAGACCGGCCGATGTCTCGACGACAGCGAACACGGCCTACGCACGTTCCCCTGCGGCACACACACCAACCCGAGCCTCTACCAGTCCTGGTTCTAG
- a CDS encoding M23 family metallopeptidase codes for MTEPTPFHATDGRTHLSYELLTTNALPSSTQVRLDRVEVRDARTHRVVGSLSGQELADAANPVGDPLPGADGSTPAPPGPTPTVIPGSQQWVIWLDLALDRGKHVPKVLEHHLSGAVVTASGSSPFEETVQVTPTGRTAPMNLNAPVRPGTWYSSESCCGNTHHRRGLGPINGRFYVPQRFAIDWYRVGEQGQTWEGDPARLTSYLSYRQPVVAAAGGRVVEVQDGIPDNTPPVTPPVPPIEETVGNHVTLEVAPGRYLLYAHLKPGSLKVREGDRVEPGRVLGLIGNSGNSTTPHLHFQVMTTAEFFPTDSPPFTFRQFRVVGQVEPRIWDDNLGLQPTGVLPITPSPYEGPHRARYPLDREVLEF; via the coding sequence ATGACCGAACCGACGCCGTTCCATGCCACGGACGGCAGGACGCACCTCTCGTACGAACTGCTCACCACGAACGCACTGCCCAGCAGCACGCAGGTGCGCCTCGACCGTGTCGAGGTCCGGGACGCCCGCACACACCGGGTAGTGGGCTCGCTGAGTGGCCAGGAGCTGGCCGATGCCGCCAATCCCGTGGGTGATCCCCTGCCGGGTGCGGACGGGTCCACCCCGGCGCCCCCGGGGCCGACGCCGACCGTCATCCCAGGCTCCCAGCAGTGGGTCATCTGGCTCGACCTGGCCCTTGACCGCGGTAAGCATGTGCCCAAGGTCCTCGAACACCATCTCTCGGGTGCCGTCGTCACCGCCTCCGGTTCCTCCCCGTTCGAGGAGACGGTTCAGGTCACCCCGACCGGCCGCACCGCGCCGATGAACCTGAACGCGCCGGTCCGCCCCGGCACTTGGTACTCCAGCGAGTCGTGCTGCGGCAACACCCACCACCGGCGCGGCCTCGGCCCGATCAACGGCCGCTTCTACGTGCCGCAGCGCTTCGCGATCGACTGGTACCGGGTCGGCGAGCAAGGACAGACCTGGGAAGGCGACCCCGCGCGGCTCACCAGCTACCTGAGCTACCGGCAGCCGGTCGTCGCCGCGGCCGGCGGCAGAGTGGTGGAGGTCCAGGACGGGATCCCGGACAACACGCCGCCCGTCACGCCGCCGGTCCCGCCCATCGAGGAGACCGTCGGCAACCACGTCACCCTGGAGGTCGCGCCGGGCCGCTATCTGCTCTACGCCCACCTGAAGCCCGGCTCGCTCAAGGTCCGGGAAGGCGACCGCGTCGAACCCGGCCGGGTTCTCGGGCTGATCGGCAACAGCGGCAACTCGACCACGCCGCACCTGCACTTCCAGGTGATGACCACAGCCGAGTTCTTCCCGACCGACAGCCCGCCCTTCACCTTCCGCCAGTTCCGCGTCGTCGGACAGGTCGAACCCCGCATCTGGGACGACAACCTGGGCCTGCAGCCGACCGGCGTCCTGCCGATCACGCCCTCGCCGTACGAGGGCCCTCACCGTGCGCGGTATCCGCTCGACCGCGAGGTGCTGGAGTTCTGA
- a CDS encoding GntR family transcriptional regulator, with product MADELRRRIAEHEWEPGDRLPSRAQIGQEYGVGDNVVRRAQELLISQGALEGRAGSGTYVAEPRQRVRVVRSSVREQPSGSPFRADMKAVGRQGDWESRTEARVPAPADIATRLGIAEGELCVRTAYEYLADGKPVQLSTSWELAEIGITVSHAVEHPEPRQATAEEASLLGIQKGALVTHIRRTYYSDQGRPVETADTIVPAALCEIVYEIPISR from the coding sequence ATCGCCGACGAACTACGGCGGCGGATCGCGGAGCACGAGTGGGAGCCAGGGGACCGACTTCCCTCCCGCGCCCAGATCGGCCAGGAATACGGCGTGGGCGACAACGTAGTGCGCCGCGCGCAGGAGTTGCTGATCTCCCAAGGGGCGCTCGAAGGCCGCGCCGGATCCGGCACCTACGTCGCCGAGCCCCGGCAGCGGGTGCGGGTCGTGCGGTCGTCGGTGCGCGAGCAGCCCAGCGGGTCCCCGTTCCGTGCGGACATGAAGGCCGTGGGCAGGCAAGGCGATTGGGAGAGCCGGACCGAGGCCAGGGTCCCGGCGCCGGCGGACATCGCCACGCGACTCGGCATCGCCGAGGGTGAGTTGTGTGTCCGCACCGCCTACGAGTACCTCGCCGACGGCAAGCCTGTGCAGTTGTCGACGAGTTGGGAGCTGGCGGAGATCGGCATCACCGTCAGCCACGCCGTGGAGCATCCAGAGCCCCGGCAGGCCACCGCCGAAGAGGCCTCGCTCCTGGGCATCCAGAAGGGCGCACTCGTCACGCACATCCGGCGGACGTACTACAGCGACCAGGGGCGGCCCGTGGAGACCGCGGACACCATCGTGCCCGCCGCCCTCTGCGAGATCGTCTACGAGATTCCGATCAGCCGCTGA